One window of Tachysurus vachellii isolate PV-2020 chromosome 21, HZAU_Pvac_v1, whole genome shotgun sequence genomic DNA carries:
- the zbtb8b gene encoding zinc finger and BTB domain-containing protein 8B isoform X1, with the protein MCRDKMEVPSYHSKLLCELNEQRKRDFFCDCSVVVEGRVFKAHRNILFASSGYFRALLVHYLQDSSHRHSTASLDIVTADAFSLILDFLYSGRLDLRTDNVIEIMSAASYLQMTDVVNFCKGYIKSSLEICNREKEKQKEMGREREGPADSGTPASVSSVPAASTSQADRGTPQSMEMPTSVEASSDIPSTPAATSSKDSESESSQGGFSSQPATNAAVKSNPAQDVINPSSSGMLIVPVHTKIKFDPDEEGECSLEAKDMDLYENPNNGEDRILSSSPATSSEPTSLPPYPNYQMKQYVDVLLRGGTSSHREELVSHFGHGMGSSNMMGRVDEGLGHGGSCSMEIQNDWYVEDAVFYSGRLHKCPFCPYTTKQKGILKRHIRCHTGERPYPCEICGKRFTRQEHLRTHAVTVHRATWPIVCKGCRRVFSGAVSQGLKRFGLCDNCTCVTTTNEDSPSMNLSSQSVGGEQATTDSDWPIFMVDGDEEPSAGAGEVDDKKDLHRQLAEGGSLL; encoded by the exons ATGTGCAGGGACAAGATGGAGGTTCCCTCGTATCACTCCAAGCTGTTATGTGAGCTGAATGAACAGCGTAAGAGGGATTTCTTCTGTGACTGCAGCGTCGTCGTGGAGGGCCGTGTGTTCAAGGCGCACAGAAACATCCTGTTTGCCAGCAGCGGATATTTCCGGGCTCTGCTTGTGCATTACTTGCAGGATAGCAGCCACAGGCACAGCACAGCTTCTCTGGACATCGTCACAGCAGATGCCTTTTCACTCATCCTGGACTTTCTGTACTCTGGTCGTCTAGACCTGCGCACTGATAACGTGATTGAGATCATGTCTGCTGCCAGCTACCTGCAGATGACTGATGTGGTGAACTTTTGCAAAGGCTACATCAAATCATCATTGGAGATCTGTAACAGGGAGAaggagaagcagaaagaaatgggccgagagagagaaggacctgCTGATAGCGGGACGCCTGCATCAGTCTCAAGTGTTCCTGCAGCGTCCACTTCCCAAGCAGACAGAGGAACCCCGCAGAGCATGGAGATGCCCACGTCTGTTGAGGCGTCCTCCGATATTCCCTCCACACCAGCTGCTACCAGCAGCAAAGACTCAGAGAGCGAGAGCTCACAGGGAGGCTtctccagccagccagccaccAATGCTGCTGTTAAAAGCAACCCAGCGCAAGACGTAATCAACCCATCATCTTCAGGGATGCTTATCGTGCCAGTGCACACAAAAATTAAATTTGACCCCGATGAAGAAGGTGAGTGTTCACTTGAAGCCAAGGACATGGACCTGTACGAAAACCCGAACAACGGTGAAGACAGAATTCTCAGCTCAAGTCCTGCAACAAGCAGTGAGCCAACATCCCTGCCTCCATACCCCAATTATCAGATGAAGCAGTATGTAGATGTGCTGCTACGTGGAGGAACCAGCTCTCATCGAGAAGAGCTCGTTTCTCACTTTGGCCACGGTATGGGAAGCAGTAATATGATGGGTCGAGTAGATGAAGGACTAGGTCATGGAGGATCCTGCAGTATGGAGATCCAAAATGACTGGTATGTGGAGGATGCAG TTTTCTACTCAGGGAGGCTGCATAAGTGTCCGTTCTGCCCATATACAACCAAACAGAAGGGCATTCTGAAGAGGCACATCCGCTGTCACACTGGGGAGAGGCCGTACCCGTGTGAGATCTGCGGAAAGCGTTTCACTCGACAGGAGCATCTGCGCACACACGCTGTTACT GTCCATCGTGCAACCTGGCCCATCGTGTGTAAGGGCTGCCGGCGTGTCTTCTCTGGGGCCGTATCTCAGGGTCTAAAGCGCTTCGGCCTTTGTGATAATTGTACTTGCGTCACTACAACTAACGAGGACTCTCCTTCCATGAACCTGAGCAGTCAGTCTGTGGGTGGGGAACAGGCCACGACAGACTCTGATTGGCCCATCTTCATGGTGGATGGGGACGAGGAACCCAGTGCAGGTGCTGGGGAAGTAGATGATAAGAAGGACCTTCATAGGCAGCTTGCAGAGGGAGGAAGTCTCCTGTAG
- the zbtb8b gene encoding zinc finger and BTB domain-containing protein 8B isoform X2, producing MCRDKMEVPSYHSKLLCELNEQRKRDFFCDCSVVVEGRVFKAHRNILFASSGYFRALLVHYLQDSSHRHSTASLDIVTADAFSLILDFLYSGRLDLRTDNVIEIMSAASYLQMTDVVNFCKGYIKSSLEICNREKEKQKEMGREREGPADSGTPASVSSVPAASTSQADRGTPQSMEMPTSVEASSDIPSTPAATSSKDSESESSQGGFSSQPATNAAVKSNPAQDVINPSSSGMLIVPVHTKIKFDPDEEGECSLEAKDMDLYENPNNGEDRILSSSPATSSEPTSLPPYPNYQMKQYVDVLLRGGTSSHREELVSHFGHGMGSSNMMGRVDEGLGHGGSCSMEIQNDWYVEDAGRLHKCPFCPYTTKQKGILKRHIRCHTGERPYPCEICGKRFTRQEHLRTHAVTVHRATWPIVCKGCRRVFSGAVSQGLKRFGLCDNCTCVTTTNEDSPSMNLSSQSVGGEQATTDSDWPIFMVDGDEEPSAGAGEVDDKKDLHRQLAEGGSLL from the exons ATGTGCAGGGACAAGATGGAGGTTCCCTCGTATCACTCCAAGCTGTTATGTGAGCTGAATGAACAGCGTAAGAGGGATTTCTTCTGTGACTGCAGCGTCGTCGTGGAGGGCCGTGTGTTCAAGGCGCACAGAAACATCCTGTTTGCCAGCAGCGGATATTTCCGGGCTCTGCTTGTGCATTACTTGCAGGATAGCAGCCACAGGCACAGCACAGCTTCTCTGGACATCGTCACAGCAGATGCCTTTTCACTCATCCTGGACTTTCTGTACTCTGGTCGTCTAGACCTGCGCACTGATAACGTGATTGAGATCATGTCTGCTGCCAGCTACCTGCAGATGACTGATGTGGTGAACTTTTGCAAAGGCTACATCAAATCATCATTGGAGATCTGTAACAGGGAGAaggagaagcagaaagaaatgggccgagagagagaaggacctgCTGATAGCGGGACGCCTGCATCAGTCTCAAGTGTTCCTGCAGCGTCCACTTCCCAAGCAGACAGAGGAACCCCGCAGAGCATGGAGATGCCCACGTCTGTTGAGGCGTCCTCCGATATTCCCTCCACACCAGCTGCTACCAGCAGCAAAGACTCAGAGAGCGAGAGCTCACAGGGAGGCTtctccagccagccagccaccAATGCTGCTGTTAAAAGCAACCCAGCGCAAGACGTAATCAACCCATCATCTTCAGGGATGCTTATCGTGCCAGTGCACACAAAAATTAAATTTGACCCCGATGAAGAAGGTGAGTGTTCACTTGAAGCCAAGGACATGGACCTGTACGAAAACCCGAACAACGGTGAAGACAGAATTCTCAGCTCAAGTCCTGCAACAAGCAGTGAGCCAACATCCCTGCCTCCATACCCCAATTATCAGATGAAGCAGTATGTAGATGTGCTGCTACGTGGAGGAACCAGCTCTCATCGAGAAGAGCTCGTTTCTCACTTTGGCCACGGTATGGGAAGCAGTAATATGATGGGTCGAGTAGATGAAGGACTAGGTCATGGAGGATCCTGCAGTATGGAGATCCAAAATGACTGGTATGTGGAGGATGCAG GGAGGCTGCATAAGTGTCCGTTCTGCCCATATACAACCAAACAGAAGGGCATTCTGAAGAGGCACATCCGCTGTCACACTGGGGAGAGGCCGTACCCGTGTGAGATCTGCGGAAAGCGTTTCACTCGACAGGAGCATCTGCGCACACACGCTGTTACT GTCCATCGTGCAACCTGGCCCATCGTGTGTAAGGGCTGCCGGCGTGTCTTCTCTGGGGCCGTATCTCAGGGTCTAAAGCGCTTCGGCCTTTGTGATAATTGTACTTGCGTCACTACAACTAACGAGGACTCTCCTTCCATGAACCTGAGCAGTCAGTCTGTGGGTGGGGAACAGGCCACGACAGACTCTGATTGGCCCATCTTCATGGTGGATGGGGACGAGGAACCCAGTGCAGGTGCTGGGGAAGTAGATGATAAGAAGGACCTTCATAGGCAGCTTGCAGAGGGAGGAAGTCTCCTGTAG
- the zbtb8b gene encoding zinc finger and BTB domain-containing protein 8B isoform X3 translates to MCRDKMEVPSYHSKLLCELNEQRKRDFFCDCSVVVEGRVFKAHRNILFASSGYFRALLVHYLQDSSHRHSTASLDIVTADAFSLILDFLYSGRLDLRTDNVIEIMSAASYLQMTDVVNFCKGYIKSSLEICNREKEKQKEMGREREGPADSGTPASVSSVPAASTSQADRGTPQSMEMPTSVEASSDIPSTPAATSSKDSESESSQGGFSSQPATNAAVKSNPAQDVINPSSSGMLIVPVHTKIKFDPDEEGECSLEAKDMDLYENPNNGEDRILSSSPATSSEPTSLPPYPNYQMKQYVDVLLRGGTSSHREELVSHFGHGMGSSNMMGRVDEGLGHGGSCSMEIQNDWYVEDAVFYSGRLHKCPFCPYTTKQKGILKRHIRCHTGERPYPCEICGKRFTRQEHLRTHAVTVSPRSGLSSSGGWLKFFWHI, encoded by the exons ATGTGCAGGGACAAGATGGAGGTTCCCTCGTATCACTCCAAGCTGTTATGTGAGCTGAATGAACAGCGTAAGAGGGATTTCTTCTGTGACTGCAGCGTCGTCGTGGAGGGCCGTGTGTTCAAGGCGCACAGAAACATCCTGTTTGCCAGCAGCGGATATTTCCGGGCTCTGCTTGTGCATTACTTGCAGGATAGCAGCCACAGGCACAGCACAGCTTCTCTGGACATCGTCACAGCAGATGCCTTTTCACTCATCCTGGACTTTCTGTACTCTGGTCGTCTAGACCTGCGCACTGATAACGTGATTGAGATCATGTCTGCTGCCAGCTACCTGCAGATGACTGATGTGGTGAACTTTTGCAAAGGCTACATCAAATCATCATTGGAGATCTGTAACAGGGAGAaggagaagcagaaagaaatgggccgagagagagaaggacctgCTGATAGCGGGACGCCTGCATCAGTCTCAAGTGTTCCTGCAGCGTCCACTTCCCAAGCAGACAGAGGAACCCCGCAGAGCATGGAGATGCCCACGTCTGTTGAGGCGTCCTCCGATATTCCCTCCACACCAGCTGCTACCAGCAGCAAAGACTCAGAGAGCGAGAGCTCACAGGGAGGCTtctccagccagccagccaccAATGCTGCTGTTAAAAGCAACCCAGCGCAAGACGTAATCAACCCATCATCTTCAGGGATGCTTATCGTGCCAGTGCACACAAAAATTAAATTTGACCCCGATGAAGAAGGTGAGTGTTCACTTGAAGCCAAGGACATGGACCTGTACGAAAACCCGAACAACGGTGAAGACAGAATTCTCAGCTCAAGTCCTGCAACAAGCAGTGAGCCAACATCCCTGCCTCCATACCCCAATTATCAGATGAAGCAGTATGTAGATGTGCTGCTACGTGGAGGAACCAGCTCTCATCGAGAAGAGCTCGTTTCTCACTTTGGCCACGGTATGGGAAGCAGTAATATGATGGGTCGAGTAGATGAAGGACTAGGTCATGGAGGATCCTGCAGTATGGAGATCCAAAATGACTGGTATGTGGAGGATGCAG TTTTCTACTCAGGGAGGCTGCATAAGTGTCCGTTCTGCCCATATACAACCAAACAGAAGGGCATTCTGAAGAGGCACATCCGCTGTCACACTGGGGAGAGGCCGTACCCGTGTGAGATCTGCGGAAAGCGTTTCACTCGACAGGAGCATCTGCGCACACACGCTGTTACTGTAAGTCCAAGATCAGGTTTGTCAAGTTCAGGTGGCTGGCTCAAATTTTTCTGGCATATCTAG